The genomic stretch GTTTGTCCAATTACAAGAGGAACACTTTCTTTAAACCGAAAAACACAAGAATTAATTTCACTTAAAGCGAATTTGGCTTACCCTATTCGTGATGGTGTTCCTATTATGCTTGCTTCAGAGGCTCGTTCTTTACAACCAAATGAAAAATAGCCTTTTTATTAAGAAGTAATTTGCAGATCAATTTAAAAGCTATAAAGATTCTTCCTCAATCAATCTTTATGCATTTTTTACAAAAGAACTGCTTTATTTAAAATGAGATTATATTTTTGCTCCATATATATTGTGAGAATTAGGTCTTTATGGTTGGGAAATGAGCCGACTTTTGTGCTGTAAGTAAAATAAAATTTTGATTGTTTTTTCTGACTAACAGCGTAAATAGCTTGAAAATTCCAAACAGATTCAAAAAATCTTAGAAACAATTTATGTATAGCTTCACATTTTAAATAACGAAATGAAGAAGATTTTATCAGTGCAATAAATAATGTCAGTATTCAATATATTTGTAGAGTCATTATTCAAAAGTTTTTAAAGTATAATAATTGAAATTGACAAAAAATAAGGAACTCAATAAATTGAGGTCGTATCAAGAAGGTATTTGTATAGCTTGATATATAATATTCAAATTTTTTTTTATTTTCAAAAGTTTAACAGAAACGGTACATTATAAATGTGAAGCCGTTATAGTGTTATGATCACGATAAATATGCATAGCTGATTAATTAAATCATTATGGAGCACTGAATTGAGCTTAAAAACAACGTAAAGATTATTTTATGCCTCTTAATTAACTTATCTTTTCCTTGTTACAGTACAAAGAAAGAGGTTGATAATATGTTAATTTTTGTACAATGGGAAAAGATAGGAGTGTAGAAAAATGAATTTCAAAGTCGCAGTTGTTGGTGCAACCGGGAATGTTGGTCGTGAAATGTTGGCAATTTTGGAAGAGAGAGGTTTTCCTGCCAGTAAAATAATTCCTTTAGCTTCACGGCGTTCATTAGGGCAAAGTGTTTCTTATGGTGATAAAACTTTAAAGGTAAAAGCACTTGATACATATGATTTTTCTGATACAGATTTATGCCTTATGTCTGCTGGAGGAAGTGTTTCTAAAGAATATGCTCCCAAGATTGGTGCAACTGGTTGTGTGGTAATCGATAATTCGTCCACTTGGCGTTATAATCCTGATATTCCTTTAATTGTACCTGAAGTTAATGCAAAAGCTATAAGCGGTTTTTCTAAACATAATATTATTGCTAATCCTAATTGTTCAACAATTCAACTTGTTGTTGCTTTAAAACCTCTTCATGATGCAGCAATTATTAAGCGCGTTGTTGTCTCTACCTATCAATCAGTTTCCGGGGCCGGTAAAGTGGGGATGGATGAATTGTTCGAACAGTCAAGAGCAGTTTTTGTTGCCGATCCAATTTCATCAAAAAAATTCACCAAACGCATTGCTTTTAATATCATTCCCCACATCGATGTTTTTATGGAAGATGGTTATACTAAAGAGGAATGGAAAGTAATGGCTGAAACAAAAAAGATTCTTGATCCTAGGATCAAATTAACAGCTACTGCTGTTCGAGTTCCTGTTTTTATCAGTCATGCTGAAGCTGTTAATGTTGAATTTGAAAAAACATTGAGTGCTGATGAAGCGCGAACCATTTTACGCGATGCACCAAGCTGCCAACTTATTGATAAATGTGAAGACGGTGGTTATATCACTCCTTATGAGTGCACTGGTGAAAATGATGTTTTTATTAGTCGCGTCCGTGAAGATATTACTGTTGAAAATGGTCTAACTTTTTGGGTTGTTGCTGATAATTTGAGAAAAGGAGCAGCATTGAATGCAATTCAAATTGCTGAGTTGCTTGTCTCTAATGGTTTGATCAAACCTAAAGTAGCTGCTTAAATAAAAACAGTAATATAAGGCAAAAAAATTGTTGTATGCTATGAAATGGATTTTTAAAAATTTAGCAGAGTTTTTTGATTAAATTTGAAATTGAAATGTTTGAAAAACATATTTATTGGAATAACAGGTATTCATAGCAAAAAATAACATTATCTTTTCAATAAAAATGATTGAATATTCTATTAAGCTTTTATACTCTTTAATTTTCTTCCTAAAAATATTGAGTATATTGGGCTTTCCCTTAAAAAATCTTGAAAAGTATAAGAAAGATAAACACATATGACATTGAATAAATTGTCTTGGTATATTGTAGTCGGAGTATCTCTTTTTCTTTCCGCATTTTTTTCTCATGTTCCTTTTGCTGTAACAGCAGATAAGTCAAAAATTAAACTTAGTGTTATGGAAGGAGAAGAAGCAACTGTTTGGAAGGTTGCTGTTGAGCAGGCTAAAAAAACTGGCTTGGATGTTGAGCTTGTTTATTTTTCTGATTACACTTTGCCTAATGATGCTGTTAATGCAGGAGATATTGATGCGAATGCTTTTCAACATACTCCTTATTTGAATAATCAAATTATGCAGCATGGTTATAAACTTTCAGTTGTTGGTTATACATTTATCTCTCCAATTGGTGTTTATTCACGTAAAATTAAAGATATAAAAGATCTACGTGATGGAGCAAGTATTGGCATCCCTAATGATCCATCAAATGGTGGAAGGGCTTTGCTT from Bartonella sp. WD16.2 encodes the following:
- a CDS encoding Trm112 family protein is translated as MKKMITDPKMLELLVCPITRGTLSLNRKTQELISLKANLAYPIRDGVPIMLASEARSLQPNEK
- a CDS encoding aspartate-semialdehyde dehydrogenase; amino-acid sequence: MNFKVAVVGATGNVGREMLAILEERGFPASKIIPLASRRSLGQSVSYGDKTLKVKALDTYDFSDTDLCLMSAGGSVSKEYAPKIGATGCVVIDNSSTWRYNPDIPLIVPEVNAKAISGFSKHNIIANPNCSTIQLVVALKPLHDAAIIKRVVVSTYQSVSGAGKVGMDELFEQSRAVFVADPISSKKFTKRIAFNIIPHIDVFMEDGYTKEEWKVMAETKKILDPRIKLTATAVRVPVFISHAEAVNVEFEKTLSADEARTILRDAPSCQLIDKCEDGGYITPYECTGENDVFISRVREDITVENGLTFWVVADNLRKGAALNAIQIAELLVSNGLIKPKVAA
- a CDS encoding MetQ/NlpA family ABC transporter substrate-binding protein, which codes for MTLNKLSWYIVVGVSLFLSAFFSHVPFAVTADKSKIKLSVMEGEEATVWKVAVEQAKKTGLDVELVYFSDYTLPNDAVNAGDIDANAFQHTPYLNNQIMQHGYKLSVVGYTFISPIGVYSRKIKDIKDLRDGASIGIPNDPSNGGRALLLLDSLGFIKLTNPQNVLSSPFDIVENTKNLKIRELDAGILGRAINDFDIVIVNTNWALTTGLDLQKDVIAWEKVENNPYNNVIVVRTIDKDKPWVKKLVAAYNSEPVRAKLKEVFGTAVQTSW